CCAGATGGCGGAATGTTTTCAGAATTGATCTGGCGAAGTATCCGGATTCAGCCAGCGCGGCATACAGCACCAGGCAGGCGTGCCCCTTGGAAAGGTAAAACCGGTCCCGCCCTTCCCATGAAGGGTTTTTGGGCTGGTGTTGCAGGGCGTAAAAATAAAGAACGGTCATTATCTCGGCTGAGGATAACGACCCTCCGGGATGACCCGAACCGGCGCAGTAGACCATCTCGATGATGTCGCGCCGGATCTGCCGGGCTTGGTTCTTTATGTCTTCGGTATTCATACCAACTTATTTTGGGCCGGCATTATTTTACCGTTGCCTTTCGGTGATCACTATTTCTTGACCTTGGCCCAGTCGGATAGAAATTTCTGGATCCCGATGTCAGTCAACGGGTGTTGGGCCAGCATTTTCAGGACGTTGAAGGGCACGGTGGCGATGTGGGCTCCCAGCTTGGCGCAGTCCAGCACCTGGAGCGGGGTCCTGATGCTGGCCGCCAGTATCTGAGTGGCAAATTCGTAATTCTCGTAGATCTGGACGATCTCCCCTATCAGGTCCATCCCGTATTCCGAGACGTCGTCCAGCCGCCCTACGAAGGGGCTGATGAAGGCGGCCCCGGCCTTGGCGGCCAGCAGGGCCTGATTGGCCGAGAACACCAGGGTGATGTGGGTCTTGATTCCCCGGGCCGAGAGGATCTTGACCGCCTTCAAGCCCTCCAGGGTCATGGGGATCTTGATCGCCACGTTGGGATGGATATTGATCAGCGGCTCCGCTTCGGCCAGCATGTCCGGGGCCTTCTCGCTGATCACTTCGGCCGACACCGGGCCGTTCAGGATGGCGCAGATCTCCCTGACCACCGTGGCAAAATCCCGTCCCTCCTTAGCGATCAGGCTGGGATTGGTGGTTACCCCGTCGATGATGCCCCAGCTGGCGGCTTCTTTGATCTCGGCAAGGTTGGCGGTATCTATGAAAAGCTTCATTTCAGACTCCTGTATTGTTACTATTCAGCCACAAAGGCAAAATACTGGGCAATTCCCATATAGGATAAACACACAAGGTATAAAGTTCATCCTTTGAGACTTGGTGTTCCTTCGACAGAGTTTACCCTGAGTGAACCGAAGGGCTCAGGACATGCTTAGTGGCTCTGAATAGTTACCTGTATTAACAAAAAACCTTCGCTCCAGATTACTGAACGAAAGCGGGTGGTAACGGTTTAATGAAATCTATTATACTTAAATTGCATTTATTTGTCAACCGATGAGCCCAAATTAAGCCCCAATTGGATAAAAAGCCGCCCTGAAAAGCAAGACGGTTTTTTATAAAGTTTCATTCAAACCTTTGGAACCCTGATATTCCTGGCC
Above is a window of candidate division TA06 bacterium DNA encoding:
- the fsa gene encoding fructose-6-phosphate aldolase; the encoded protein is MKLFIDTANLAEIKEAASWGIIDGVTTNPSLIAKEGRDFATVVREICAILNGPVSAEVISEKAPDMLAEAEPLINIHPNVAIKIPMTLEGLKAVKILSARGIKTHITLVFSANQALLAAKAGAAFISPFVGRLDDVSEYGMDLIGEIVQIYENYEFATQILAASIRTPLQVLDCAKLGAHIATVPFNVLKMLAQHPLTDIGIQKFLSDWAKVKK